Sequence from the Saccharopolyspora pogona genome:
GGTGGCGCAGGACATCCAGCGCTCGAACGAGAAGTGCTCGTTCCAGCCATCGAACCGGCCGCCTTCGCGCCACACCCGCTCGATGACCCGGCCGAGGCGGCGGTCGCCGCGCGAGAGCAGCCCTTCGACCAGGGACGGTTTGCCGTCGTGGTAGCGCATGCCGATGTTCCGGCCCAGGCTGCGGTCGGCGTTGATCGCTTGGCGCAGCTTGCGCAGCCGGTCGTCGATGGTGTCCGGGTCGGTCTGCCCGGCCCACTGGAACGGGGTGTGCGGCTTGGGCACGAACCCGCCGATCGAGATCGTGCAGCGGATGTCCTTGCGGCCCGAAACCTCACGACCGGCCCGGATGACCTCCTTGGCCATCTCGGCGATCTGCAGCACGTCCTCGTCGGTCTCGGTCGGCAGGCCGCACATGAAGTACAGCTTGACCTGTCGCCAGCCGTTGGCGAACGCGGCGGAGACGGTGCGGATCAGGTCCTCCTCCGACACCATCTTGTTGATCACCCGGCGGATCCGCTCGCTGCCGCCCTCGGGCGCGAAGGTCAGGCCAGAGCGGCGGCCGTTTCGGGAAAGCTCGTTGGCCAGGTCGATGTTGAAGGCGTCCACCCGGGTCGACGGCAGCGACAGCCCGGTGTTAGTGCCCTCGTAGCGGTCCGCCAGCCCCTTGGTGATCTCGGCGATTTCGGAGTGGTCGGCCGAGCTCAGCGACAGCAGGCCGACCTCATCGAAGCCGGTGGCAGCCAGCCCGCGCTGCACCATCTCGCCGATGCCCTCGATGGACCGCTCCCGCACCGGTCGGGTGATCATCCCGGCCTGGCAAAACCGGCAGCCTCGGGTGCAGCCACGGAAGATCTCCACGCTCATCCGCTCGTGCACGCTCTCGGCCAGCGGGACCAGCGGTTTCTTCGGGTACGGCCAGTCGTCGAGCTCCATGGTGGTGCGCTTGAAGACCCGGTACGGCACCCGGTCGCGGTTGGGCACGACTTCGTCGATCGCCCCGTCGGGGCGGTAGCTGACGTCGTAGAACTTCGGCACGTACACGCCGCCGGACTCCGCCAGCCGGAGCAGCAGCTCGTCCCGGCCGCCCGGCTGTCCTTCGGCCTTCCAGCGGCGGATGGCCTCGGTGATCTCCAGGACGGCTTCCTCGCCGTCGCCGAGCACCGCGGCGTCCAGGAAGTCGGCGATCGGCTCCGGGTTGAACGCCGCGTGCCCGCCGGCCAGCACGATCGGGTCGTCGTCGGTGCGGTCCACCGCGTGCAGCGAGATGCCCGCGAGGTCGAGCGCGCTGAGCAGGTTGGTGTAACCGAGTTCGGTGGCGAAGCTGAGACCCAGCACGTCGAACGCGCCGACCGGGCGGTGGCTGTCCACGGTGAACTGGGGGATGTCGTGCTCCCGCATCAGCTCTTCGAGGTCCGGCCACACCGCGTACGTGCGTTCGGCCAGGACATCCGGCTGTTCGTTGAGGATCTCGTAGAGGATCTGCACGCCCTGGTTGGGCAGGCCGACCTCGTAGGCGTCGGGGTACATGAGGCACCACCGGACGGCGACGTCATCCCACGCCTTCGCCGTCGCGTTGAGCTCCCCACCCACGTATTGCACGGGTTTGGAGACGCGCGGCAGCAGCGGTTCCAACCTGTCGAAAACGGACTCAACACGCACGCGACCAGGGTAGAGGTCCGCCACGAGCAGGAGGACCGGGGGCGATTTCAATGGAAATTGGACCTTAGACCTTCGATTTCCATTGAAATCGCGCAGCATCGGAGTTCAGACGTACCGGGTGAACCCGATTTCGTCGCGGTCGTCGCCGGTGGCGCGACCCGGACCGTGCCCGGCCAGCGGCCGCGTTCGACCCAGCCGTTGCCTTCGTAGAAGCGCTCCAAGTCATGCCCGCTGCGGATGACCAGGTCCAGCTTCTCCAGGCCGATCGCCCGAGCCTGTATCAGGACCTCAGCGAGCAGCCGCTTTCCCCATCCCTTGCCCTGGAGCGCGGGATCGGCCGCAAGCCAGGCGAGTTCACCTGTGTGCCTGCGGACCGGAAGCTGGGGCTGAAACCGGCCGCACCACCGGCGGCGGTGACGCGGCCCCACAAACCGGCCAACGCGTCCACCAGGTCCGGGTGCGGGGTTTCCACCTGGTGCGGGCCGGGACGACGCCGTCGGCGTCGACGCTGGTTTCGGTCACGGTGCTCAGATCTCGGGGAACCACAGCTTGAGCTCGCGCTCGGCGGACTCGGCGGAGTCGGAGCCGTGCACGAGGTTGTACTGGACTTCCAGGCCGAAGTCGCCGCGGATGCTGCCCGGCGCGGCCTTGTCGACCGGGTCGGTGCCGCCGGCCAGCTGGCGGAACGCCGAGATCGCGCGCGGGCCCTCGACGCACGCGGCCACGACCGGACCGGAGGTGATGAACTCGATCAGGCTGCCGAAGAACGGCTTCCCGTCGTGCTCGGCGTAGTGCTGCTCGGCGAGCTGGCGGTCGACGTTCTTAAGCTCCAGCGCGACCAGCTTCAGGCCCTTGCGCTCGATGCGGCTGATCACCTCGCCGACCAGGCCACGCTCGACACCGTCGGGCTTGACCAGGACCAGGGTGCGCTCGC
This genomic interval carries:
- a CDS encoding GNAT family N-acetyltransferase, with translation MGPRHRRRWCGRFQPQLPVRRHTGELAWLAADPALQGKGWGKRLLAEVLIQARAIGLEKLDLVIRSGHDLERFYEGNGWVERGRWPGTVRVAPPATTATKSGSPGTSELRCCAISMEIEGLRSNFH
- a CDS encoding TIGR03960 family B12-binding radical SAM protein, whose amino-acid sequence is MRVESVFDRLEPLLPRVSKPVQYVGGELNATAKAWDDVAVRWCLMYPDAYEVGLPNQGVQILYEILNEQPDVLAERTYAVWPDLEELMREHDIPQFTVDSHRPVGAFDVLGLSFATELGYTNLLSALDLAGISLHAVDRTDDDPIVLAGGHAAFNPEPIADFLDAAVLGDGEEAVLEITEAIRRWKAEGQPGGRDELLLRLAESGGVYVPKFYDVSYRPDGAIDEVVPNRDRVPYRVFKRTTMELDDWPYPKKPLVPLAESVHERMSVEIFRGCTRGCRFCQAGMITRPVRERSIEGIGEMVQRGLAATGFDEVGLLSLSSADHSEIAEITKGLADRYEGTNTGLSLPSTRVDAFNIDLANELSRNGRRSGLTFAPEGGSERIRRVINKMVSEEDLIRTVSAAFANGWRQVKLYFMCGLPTETDEDVLQIAEMAKEVIRAGREVSGRKDIRCTISIGGFVPKPHTPFQWAGQTDPDTIDDRLRKLRQAINADRSLGRNIGMRYHDGKPSLVEGLLSRGDRRLGRVIERVWREGGRFDGWNEHFSFERWMSCATAELEQLGVDVDWYTTRERGEHEVLPWDHLDSGLDKEWLWADWQDALDAREQDDCRWTPCFDCGVCPTMGTDIEVGPTGRKLLPISPVGQGSPVRNPAFNGG
- the ndk gene encoding nucleoside-diphosphate kinase, which gives rise to MSERTLVLVKPDGVERGLVGEVISRIERKGLKLVALELKNVDRQLAEQHYAEHDGKPFFGSLIEFITSGPVVAACVEGPRAISAFRQLAGGTDPVDKAAPGSIRGDFGLEVQYNLVHGSDSAESAERELKLWFPEI